The candidate division WOR-3 bacterium genome includes the window TAGCGCTGGCAACTGGCTGATTAATGGCGATTTTGAGGAAGCACTCAACTCGGGCTGGACTTCAACCCAGAGTGGCTCATATATCTACATTGACCGTGCAACAACCTATGAACCGGACCCGGATTATGAAGTGCGTGTGGAAAAAGGCTCAGGCAGTGGGTTTGCAACACTTTCTCAGACTATTGATATTACGACACCGAGTGAATTTACTTTTTCTACAAAGGCAAAGTTATATGCATATGATAATAATGCAGATACTCTGACTTACGCTGCCGCAGCAATAAGAATAATTTACCGTAATGCCACGGGTGCACTTCTTGGAGAAACCAGAATTTGCCAGTTCACTGCACCCTGTCCCTGGCAAAACACTTCAACAATCCATCTAATAACAGTTAGCGATTCACTCTGGCATAATTATTCATTCAATCTCCAGACTGAACTTGGAAATCTTCCCGGCGTCAATCCAGCAAATGTGAAAAAGGTAGAAATTGCGCTCTATGATACAACTGCCCACACTTGTTGAGGGGCTTCACAATTGGCGAAGGTCTTCGCCGATGATGTAAAATTGAATTATTCTGGAACACAGCTCTATCTTACCTTCATTAAGTCTAAAGTCTATGACCCGAGCGGAAATAATAATGGTAGATTAGACCCAGGAGAGACAGCAAATATCACTGCTTTTCTAAAAAATATTGGTGGTGCGAATTTTACAAATCTAAATTCTACACTCTCAACAACGAGTCCTTATATTACAGTCACGGATAATTCTGGCTATTTTGGCACGATTCTTATTGACAGCACAAAGGAGAATATCTCTGACCCCTATGTTGTGAATGTCAGTGCCTCAACCCCGCAGGGACATATTGCTCAATTCCGCTTGATAACAACCCAAGGGGCTTTTGTTGATACCTTTTTCTTTAGTCTCACGGTTGGTTCATATCATTATCTGGTCTGGAATCCTGACCCGACTGCCACGCCGGGACAGACAATGCATAATATCTTGACATCCCTCGGCTACAGTGGTCTATATTCAACAACACTGCCTACGACCGACCTCAGTGTGTATCGCGCAATTTTGGTTTGTGTGGGAATCTACCCTAATAATTATGTAATTGGTGCATCAAGCCCCGAGGCAACAGCACTCGTCAACTATGTCAATAGCGGTGGCAGACTCTATCTTGAGGGCGGTGACGTCTGGTATTATGACCCGTTGATAGGCGGCTATAACTTTTGCTCACTTTTTGGAATCAACGCAACTGCTGATGGAAGTTATAATTTAGGACCAATAGAAGGGCAGCCAGGAACATTTACAAACCAGATGTATTTTAATTATTCGGGTGAGAATAATTATATGGACTGGATTAGTCCGACTGGAACTGGTTCTTTCTTAATATTTAAAGATGTTGACCAGAGTTATGATTGTGGTGTTGCCCGCGATGCCGGAACATATAGGACTGTGGGAACTTCTTTTGAACTTGGTGCACTCGTAGATGGTGGGGGTGTCTCTACCCGTGCTGCCTTGCTTGACTCCATCCTCCATTTCTTCGGAATATTCCAAGTACCTGTTGAAGAGAATAAGCAAGAAGGGCTCCAAAAGATATCTTTCCAGGTAACACCGAATCCATTCCAGAATAACTGCGTGGTTAAATTCGAAATTCGAAATCCGAAATCCGAAATTTCACTCAAGATTTTTGATGCAACAGGACGGTTGATAAAATCATTTAACCATTTAACCAGTTACCAATTTAATAAAATCGTGTGGTCTGGTGACGATGAAATCGGCCGCAAGGTGCCCGCAGGTATTTATTTCGTGCGGTTGGAAACGGGCGGTCAAAAATATATTGAGAAGGTAATAAAGATAGAATAGTTAGAAATCAGGAAGGGAGTATAAATACTCCCTTCCTGAAAATCTTTTATAATTGGACTTAAGTCTAAAAAGGGGGTTTTATGGGCAGTAAGAAACTTATCTGGATTGTTTTAATTGTCGCCACTGCATCATTTGCCCAGTGGCAGACAATAGGTCCCTATGGTGGTTATGTCCGCTCAGTGGTTGTATCACAAACCAATGACAATATTGTCTATGCTGCATCTTATGCTAATCCCACTGTAGTTGCAAAATCCACAAATGGTGGTTCAACCTGGACCACAGTTGGTTCAATACCAAATCAGGCATATTGTATGGCAATAGACCCAACGAATGATAATAAACTATATGCGGGGAGTGGACATGTAATGTATCGTTCAACTGATGGCGGTGTGAATTGGCTATCAACTACTATGAACAATAAATATATCTACGGCATAGCGGTCCATCCAACAACGCCTACAACAATTTGCGCCGCGGGTATGAGTTATACAGGAACAAAATGGGGGCTTGCATTTTTCAAAAGCACAGATTCCGGTGTAAACTGGACAACCACTGTAATGGATACTTCAGGCTCTTCAAACTATGGATATTGTCTCGCAATTGACCGTACGAATCCCAATACGATTTATGTGGGTGGCTATTCTTATACCACATCTTACATACCCAGAATTTACAAATCCACAAATGGAGGCACTAACTGGATAGATGTGTCTACTGATACAGTATTTCAGAACGCTTATTATATTTACTCTATGGCTGTTCATCCAACGAATTCTAACATAGTCTATGCTGGTACTTATTTAAAAGGTATTATGCGTTCAACCAATGGCGGAAATTCCTGGACAAAAGTTTCTACTAATTACTACAACTATAGTATGGCAACGAGTATAGCATCACCTGATATCGCTTACTCTGGTTGTTATGGTGAGGTTTACAAAACGACAAATGCCGGCTTGTCCTGGACATCTGTAAGCTCGGGTTTGAGTGGAACTTCCTTCTATGGCCTTGCCGCAAGTGCACAGAATGCTTCTAATGTATATGCTGGAAATAACAAAGGTATGTTTAAGACAACAACCGGCGGGACTTCCTGGGTAAGTATCAATAACAATTTGAATATGGGTTCTATCCTTTCTTTTGCAAATGCGCCTTCTTCACCTTCAACGATCTATACTTCCTTTGCTGAAGTTGGTGTATATAAAACAACAAATTCAGGAACAGATTGGATTCAATTGCCGACACCGGTTGG containing:
- a CDS encoding T9SS type A sorting domain-containing protein yields the protein MAKVFADDVKLNYSGTQLYLTFIKSKVYDPSGNNNGRLDPGETANITAFLKNIGGANFTNLNSTLSTTSPYITVTDNSGYFGTILIDSTKENISDPYVVNVSASTPQGHIAQFRLITTQGAFVDTFFFSLTVGSYHYLVWNPDPTATPGQTMHNILTSLGYSGLYSTTLPTTDLSVYRAILVCVGIYPNNYVIGASSPEATALVNYVNSGGRLYLEGGDVWYYDPLIGGYNFCSLFGINATADGSYNLGPIEGQPGTFTNQMYFNYSGENNYMDWISPTGTGSFLIFKDVDQSYDCGVARDAGTYRTVGTSFELGALVDGGGVSTRAALLDSILHFFGIFQVPVEENKQEGLQKISFQVTPNPFQNNCVVKFEIRNPKSEISLKIFDATGRLIKSFNHLTSYQFNKIVWSGDDEIGRKVPAGIYFVRLETGGQKYIEKVIKIE
- a CDS encoding YCF48-related protein, with translation MGSKKLIWIVLIVATASFAQWQTIGPYGGYVRSVVVSQTNDNIVYAASYANPTVVAKSTNGGSTWTTVGSIPNQAYCMAIDPTNDNKLYAGSGHVMYRSTDGGVNWLSTTMNNKYIYGIAVHPTTPTTICAAGMSYTGTKWGLAFFKSTDSGVNWTTTVMDTSGSSNYGYCLAIDRTNPNTIYVGGYSYTTSYIPRIYKSTNGGTNWIDVSTDTVFQNAYYIYSMAVHPTNSNIVYAGTYLKGIMRSTNGGNSWTKVSTNYYNYSMATSIASPDIAYSGCYGEVYKTTNAGLSWTSVSSGLSGTSFYGLAASAQNASNVYAGNNKGMFKTTTGGTSWVSINNNLNMGSILSFANAPSSPSTIYTSFAEVGVYKTTNSGTDWIQLPTPVGCGNICEFAVAYNNPNIIYALEGSG